A genomic region of Solanum dulcamara chromosome 2, daSolDulc1.2, whole genome shotgun sequence contains the following coding sequences:
- the LOC129877881 gene encoding ras-related protein RABA2b-like, whose translation MAYKVDHEYDYLFKIVLIGDSGVGKSNILSRFTRNEFCLESKSTIGVEFATRTLQVEGKTVKAQIWDTAGQERYRAITSAYYRGAVGALLVYDITKRQTFENVTRWLRELRDHADSNIVIMLAGNKSDLNHLRSISEQDARGLVEKEGLSFLETSALEAYNVEKAFQTILLDIYQIVSRKALAAQEAAAIPGQGTAINVGEYSGNNNKRPCCSN comes from the exons ATGGCATATAAGGTGGATCATGAATATGATTATTTATTCAAGATTGTTTTGATTGGAGATTCAGGTGTTGGAAAATCTAACATACTTTCTAGATTTACTCGAAATGAATTTTGTTTGGAATCTAAATCCACCATTGGTGTTGAATTTGCAACAAGGACCCTTCAG GTAGAAGGCAAGACAGTGAAGGCACAAATATGGGACACTGCAGGTCAAGAAAGGTATAGAGCAATTACAAGTGCTTATTATAGAGGAGCTGTTGGTGCACTTTTAGTGTACGACATAACTAAAAGGCAAACATTCGAGAACGTGACCCGCTGGCTCCGTGAGCTGCGGGACCACGCGGACTCGAATATTGTCATAATGTTGGCTGGTAACAAGTCAGATTTGAACCACCTCAGATCAATCTCCGAGCAGGATGCTCGGGGATTGGTTGAGAAAGAAGGGCTCTCGTTCCTCGAGACATCTGCTCTCGAGGCGTACAACGTTGAGAAAGCGTTCCAGACTATTTTATTGGACATTTATCAAATTGTAAGCAGGAAAGCTCTGGCTGCTCAAGAAGCAGCTGCTATTCCTGGACAAGGCACTGCTATTAATGTTGGAGAGTATTCTGGTAACAATAACAAGAGACCATGTTGttctaattaa
- the LOC129880902 gene encoding protein DA1-related 2 isoform X1 gives MSSSSVNHISQPCIYGHFVSSTTERKSRLMKWLSKLFKGGSGNRGQQPQFLGDENMVWRAPARSMDDNSRTNKEKEELDRAIALSLAEDLKRPKGYRWRTDQDEGLARSLQDNSNSSSYPPKYAPSYAPWEYNPNSCRKCSGCHKEIVSGNYLGCMGTFFHPECFLCRACGFPITEYEFSLSGNNTYHKSCFKEMTHPKCEVCHQFIPTNGAGLIEYRCHPFWSQKYCPAHENDDTKRCCSCERLESRNARYMPLGDGRSLCLECMESAIMDTGDCQPLYHSIRDYYEGMNMKIDQQVPMLLVERHALNEAIEGEKHGLHHMPETRGLCLSEEQTVTSVRSSVMRKIFHILRRPRVGGRGLIGIRTHPQKLIRRCEVTAILVIYGLPRLLTGAILAHELMHAWLRLKGYRNLTPEVEEGICQVLSHMWLEAEVMPGSRNMPSTSTASSSSTWSSSKKGGKSQAESKLGEFFMHQIVHDASPAYGGGFRAAYAAVNKYGLRSTLDHIRLTGSFPL, from the exons ATGTCTTCTTCAAGTGTCAATCATATATCTCAGCCTTGCATATATG GTCACTTTGTTTCTTCAACTACTGAGAGAAAGTCAAGATTAATGAAATGGCTGAGTAAACTTTTCAAGGGTGGGTCAGGTAATAGGGGACAGCAACCACAGTTTCTTGGAGATGAAAATATGGTTTGGCGAGCTCCAGCCAGATCaatg GATGATAACTCTAGGACCAATAAGGAGAAAGAGGAGCTAGACCGTGCAATTGCACTCTCTCTTGCTGAAGATTTGAAAAGACCAAAAG GATACAGATGGAGGACTGATCAAGATGAAGGTCTAGCAAGATCACTTCAAGATAACTCTAATTCATCCTCATATCCtcctaagtatgctccttcatatGCTCCTTGGGAATATAATCCCAATAGTTGCAG AAAATGTAGTGGCTGCCATAAGGAGATCGTCTCTGGCAATTATTTGGGATGCATGGGAACTTTCTTTCATCCGGAATGTTTTCTATGTCGTGCTTGTGGTTTCCCAATTACTGAATACGAG TTTTCTTTGTCAGGGAacaatacatatcataagtcATGCTTCAAGGAAATGACTCATCCAAAATGTGAAGTCTGCCATCAATTT ATCCCAACAAACGGAGCTGGCTTGATTGAGTACAGATGCCACCCATTTTGGTCTCAAAAATATTGCCCTGCACATGAGAATGACGATACCAAACGGTGCTGTAGTTGTGAACGTCTGGAG TCACGGAATGCAAGATATATGCCACTTGGAGATGGACGGAGCTTATGCTTAGAGTGCATGGAATCTGCAATCATGGATACTGGGGACTGCCAGCCACTTTACCATTCCATCAGAGACTATTATGAAGGCATGAACATGAAAATAGATCAGCAAGTTCCTATGCTTCTTGTTGAAAGACATGCCCTTAATGAGGCCATTGAAGGGGAGAAGCAT GGTCTCCATCATATGCCTGAAACCAGAGGTCTATGCCTATCAGAAGAGCAGACAGTCACCAGTGTAAGATCTTCAGTCATGAGAAAAATTTTCCAT ATACTCAGAAGGCCAAGAGTAGGTGGTCGTGGACTAATAGGAATCAGAACACATCCTCAGAAGCTAATTAGAAGATGTGAAGTTACAGCTATCCTAGTAATATACGGACTCCCAAG ATTACTTACTGGTGCCATTCTAGCTCATGAATTGATGCATGCCTGGTTACGTCTAAAAG GATATCGTAATCTCACCCCTGAGGTAGAGGAAGGAATCTGCCAAGTGCTTTCACACATGTGGCTTGAAGCAGAGGTAATGCCTGGATCTAGAAATATGCCATCCACATCAACTGCTTCGTCCTCATCTACATGGTCATCATCGAAGAAAGGGGGAAAATCTCAAGCAGAGAGTAAGCTCGGTGAGTTTTTCATGCACCAGATTGTCCATGATGCTTCTCCAGCATATGGTGGAGGATTTAGAGCTGCTTATGCAGCCGTGAATAAGTATGGTTTACGAAGTACATTGGATCACATTCGCTTGACAGGAAGTTTTCCTTTATGA
- the LOC129880902 gene encoding protein DA1-related 2 isoform X2 yields MSSSSVNHISQPCIYGHFVSSTTERKSRLMKWLSKLFKGGSGNRGQQPQFLGDENMVWRAPARSMDDNSRTNKEKEELDRAIALSLAEDLKRPKGYRWRTDQDEGLARSLQDNSNSSSYPPKYAPSYAPWEYNPNSCRKCSGCHKEIVSGNYLGCMGTFFHPECFLCRACGFPITEYEFSLSGNNTYHKSCFKEMTHPKCEVCHQFIPTNGAGLIEYRCHPFWSQKYCPAHENDDTKRCCSCERLESRNARYMPLGDGRSLCLECMESAIMDTGDCQPLYHSIRDYYEGMNMKIDQQVPMLLVERHALNEAIEGEKHGLHHMPETRGLCLSEEQTVTSILRRPRVGGRGLIGIRTHPQKLIRRCEVTAILVIYGLPRLLTGAILAHELMHAWLRLKGYRNLTPEVEEGICQVLSHMWLEAEVMPGSRNMPSTSTASSSSTWSSSKKGGKSQAESKLGEFFMHQIVHDASPAYGGGFRAAYAAVNKYGLRSTLDHIRLTGSFPL; encoded by the exons ATGTCTTCTTCAAGTGTCAATCATATATCTCAGCCTTGCATATATG GTCACTTTGTTTCTTCAACTACTGAGAGAAAGTCAAGATTAATGAAATGGCTGAGTAAACTTTTCAAGGGTGGGTCAGGTAATAGGGGACAGCAACCACAGTTTCTTGGAGATGAAAATATGGTTTGGCGAGCTCCAGCCAGATCaatg GATGATAACTCTAGGACCAATAAGGAGAAAGAGGAGCTAGACCGTGCAATTGCACTCTCTCTTGCTGAAGATTTGAAAAGACCAAAAG GATACAGATGGAGGACTGATCAAGATGAAGGTCTAGCAAGATCACTTCAAGATAACTCTAATTCATCCTCATATCCtcctaagtatgctccttcatatGCTCCTTGGGAATATAATCCCAATAGTTGCAG AAAATGTAGTGGCTGCCATAAGGAGATCGTCTCTGGCAATTATTTGGGATGCATGGGAACTTTCTTTCATCCGGAATGTTTTCTATGTCGTGCTTGTGGTTTCCCAATTACTGAATACGAG TTTTCTTTGTCAGGGAacaatacatatcataagtcATGCTTCAAGGAAATGACTCATCCAAAATGTGAAGTCTGCCATCAATTT ATCCCAACAAACGGAGCTGGCTTGATTGAGTACAGATGCCACCCATTTTGGTCTCAAAAATATTGCCCTGCACATGAGAATGACGATACCAAACGGTGCTGTAGTTGTGAACGTCTGGAG TCACGGAATGCAAGATATATGCCACTTGGAGATGGACGGAGCTTATGCTTAGAGTGCATGGAATCTGCAATCATGGATACTGGGGACTGCCAGCCACTTTACCATTCCATCAGAGACTATTATGAAGGCATGAACATGAAAATAGATCAGCAAGTTCCTATGCTTCTTGTTGAAAGACATGCCCTTAATGAGGCCATTGAAGGGGAGAAGCAT GGTCTCCATCATATGCCTGAAACCAGAGGTCTATGCCTATCAGAAGAGCAGACAGTCACCAGT ATACTCAGAAGGCCAAGAGTAGGTGGTCGTGGACTAATAGGAATCAGAACACATCCTCAGAAGCTAATTAGAAGATGTGAAGTTACAGCTATCCTAGTAATATACGGACTCCCAAG ATTACTTACTGGTGCCATTCTAGCTCATGAATTGATGCATGCCTGGTTACGTCTAAAAG GATATCGTAATCTCACCCCTGAGGTAGAGGAAGGAATCTGCCAAGTGCTTTCACACATGTGGCTTGAAGCAGAGGTAATGCCTGGATCTAGAAATATGCCATCCACATCAACTGCTTCGTCCTCATCTACATGGTCATCATCGAAGAAAGGGGGAAAATCTCAAGCAGAGAGTAAGCTCGGTGAGTTTTTCATGCACCAGATTGTCCATGATGCTTCTCCAGCATATGGTGGAGGATTTAGAGCTGCTTATGCAGCCGTGAATAAGTATGGTTTACGAAGTACATTGGATCACATTCGCTTGACAGGAAGTTTTCCTTTATGA